In the genome of Deinococcus sp. KSM4-11, one region contains:
- a CDS encoding ABC transporter ATP-binding protein gives MAELTLQGLEKRFGAAAAVQAMNLMVQDGEFFALLGPSGCGKTTTMRMIAGLEAPTAGRISIGGRDVTALPAAERNVGMVFQDYALYPHMTVRDNIGYPLKVRGVRGPEYRRRVDEVAGQLQLAALLDRRPGQLSGGQQQRAAVSRAVVHPADVFLFDEPLSNLDAKLRLEARAYLKRLQRELGMTIVYVTHDQVEAMALADRMAVMQGGVVQQVGRPLDVYRNPATTFVAGFIGSPPMNLLSVQVQPGGTLRCGALTLTPPHDLGALAGRILSLGVRPEHLALDPAGELRGDVVAVELLGVETIVMVQVADTLIAVRLHGEAEVPAEAVVALRPDWNRTSLFDEEGKRL, from the coding sequence ATGGCTGAACTGACCCTGCAGGGCCTCGAGAAGCGCTTCGGCGCCGCCGCCGCCGTGCAGGCGATGAACCTAATGGTGCAGGACGGCGAGTTCTTCGCGCTGCTCGGGCCGTCCGGCTGCGGCAAGACCACCACCATGCGGATGATCGCGGGCCTCGAAGCCCCCACCGCCGGACGCATCAGCATCGGCGGCCGCGACGTGACGGCCCTCCCCGCAGCGGAGCGCAACGTCGGCATGGTCTTCCAGGATTACGCGCTGTACCCGCACATGACGGTCCGGGACAACATCGGGTATCCGCTCAAGGTGCGCGGCGTGCGCGGCCCCGAGTACCGGCGCCGGGTCGATGAGGTGGCCGGGCAACTGCAGCTCGCGGCGCTGCTCGACCGCCGCCCCGGTCAGCTGTCCGGTGGGCAGCAGCAGCGCGCTGCGGTGTCGCGCGCCGTGGTGCACCCCGCCGACGTGTTCCTCTTCGACGAGCCGCTGTCGAACCTCGACGCGAAACTGCGCCTCGAGGCGCGCGCGTACCTCAAGCGCCTGCAGCGCGAGCTGGGCATGACCATCGTGTACGTCACGCACGACCAGGTGGAGGCCATGGCCCTGGCCGATCGCATGGCCGTGATGCAGGGCGGCGTCGTGCAGCAGGTGGGTCGCCCGCTGGACGTGTACCGGAACCCGGCGACGACCTTCGTGGCGGGCTTCATCGGCAGTCCACCCATGAACCTCCTGAGCGTCCAGGTGCAGCCGGGCGGCACCCTGCGCTGCGGCGCCCTGACGCTCACGCCGCCGCATGACCTGGGCGCCCTGGCGGGCCGGATACTGTCCCTCGGCGTCCGGCCCGAGCACCTCGCGCTGGATCCGGCGGGTGAACTGCGCGGCGACGTGGTCGCGGTGGAACTCCTCGGCGTGGAGACCATCGTGATGGTTCAGGTGGCAGACACCCTGATCGCGGTGCGCCTCCACGGCGAGGCCGAGGTGCCTGCGGAGGCGGTTGTGGCGCTGCGGCCCGACTGGAACCGGACGTCTCTGTTCGACGAGGAGGGGAAGCGCCTGTGA
- a CDS encoding carbohydrate ABC transporter permease: MRGRDVAARLGFVFVTAVLAALFALPTLWLLTAPFNARATLETAWPQPPTLSNFRQVLANHDAVTGLLNSALQATGSMLLTTAVAALAAYALSRARIPGARVFTALLLMFSSVIGGTVAMVPIYNIILKMGLIDTQLGVILVMSGGLLPTAIFLLLDFVNGLPRSYEESAAVCGARPWQYLPQVIVPLIRPGLMVVGVWAFVGVWGSFLTPYILLRSNRNLPASVQAYQFYNDNGQPVLTLVSAYSFLYVLPVLLLYLWVNWKYGFRFFGGIKG; this comes from the coding sequence ATGCGCGGGCGTGACGTCGCGGCCCGCCTGGGCTTCGTCTTCGTGACGGCCGTGCTGGCCGCGCTGTTTGCCCTGCCGACCCTGTGGCTCCTCACGGCGCCGTTCAACGCCCGGGCCACCCTGGAGACCGCGTGGCCCCAGCCGCCCACCCTCAGCAATTTCCGGCAGGTGCTCGCCAACCACGACGCGGTCACGGGGCTGCTCAACAGCGCCCTGCAGGCGACCGGCAGCATGCTGCTCACCACGGCGGTCGCGGCGCTCGCCGCGTATGCCCTGTCGCGCGCCCGGATTCCCGGCGCGCGGGTCTTCACGGCGCTGCTGCTGATGTTCTCCTCGGTGATCGGCGGCACCGTGGCCATGGTGCCCATCTACAACATCATCCTGAAGATGGGCCTGATCGACACGCAGCTGGGCGTGATCCTGGTCATGAGCGGCGGCCTGCTGCCCACCGCCATCTTCCTGCTGCTGGACTTCGTGAACGGCCTGCCGCGCAGTTACGAGGAGAGCGCGGCGGTGTGCGGCGCGCGGCCGTGGCAGTACCTGCCGCAGGTGATCGTGCCGCTGATCCGCCCCGGCCTGATGGTCGTGGGCGTGTGGGCCTTCGTGGGCGTGTGGGGCAGCTTCCTGACGCCGTATATCCTGCTGCGCAGCAACCGCAACCTGCCCGCCAGCGTGCAGGCGTACCAGTTCTACAACGACAACGGCCAGCCGGTGCTGACGCTGGTGTCCGCGTACTCGTTCCTGTACGTGCTTCCCGTGCTGCTGCTCTACCTGTGGGTCAACTGGAAGTACGGCTTCCGGTTTTTTGGAGGAATCAAAGGGTGA
- a CDS encoding carbohydrate ABC transporter permease has product MSAAAEPTPGPRPARPPALLGVPLGVGFLLPALALVTLFLLVPFAWIVAVSFTNQSLLGGQAQFVGLANYARMFDQATWLPGGMGYSLVITGVFVLGSLAGQVGLGLLLALLFFRRRGVWREVVFTLVTLCWILPDVPIAFGWLSFLDRDFGLLNAVLGALHLGRPDWTLDHPLTAIILFNIWRGTAFSMLLFSAALEGIPPSYLEVASVSGARFTQQLRDIILPSIQAQLLSALVLITIWTFNTFGPFLITGGGPLNKTDIVAIHTYRVAFKFGDWGLGTSIAMVVMLLNLVLTGAYLLASRRGARDARA; this is encoded by the coding sequence GTGAGCGCCGCGGCGGAGCCCACGCCTGGCCCGCGGCCCGCCCGGCCGCCGGCCCTGCTGGGCGTGCCGCTCGGCGTGGGCTTCCTGCTCCCCGCCCTGGCGCTCGTCACGCTGTTCCTGCTGGTGCCGTTCGCGTGGATCGTGGCCGTGAGCTTCACCAACCAGAGCCTGCTGGGTGGCCAGGCGCAGTTCGTGGGCCTCGCGAACTACGCGCGGATGTTCGACCAGGCGACGTGGCTGCCGGGCGGCATGGGGTACTCGCTCGTCATCACCGGCGTGTTCGTACTCGGATCGCTGGCCGGTCAGGTGGGCCTGGGGCTGCTGCTCGCGCTGCTGTTCTTCCGTCGGCGCGGCGTGTGGCGCGAGGTCGTGTTCACGCTGGTGACGCTGTGCTGGATCCTTCCGGACGTCCCGATCGCCTTCGGATGGCTGTCGTTCCTCGACCGGGATTTCGGGCTGCTCAACGCGGTGCTCGGCGCGCTGCACCTGGGCCGGCCCGACTGGACGCTCGACCATCCCCTCACGGCGATCATCCTGTTCAACATCTGGCGCGGCACGGCCTTTTCCATGCTGCTGTTCTCCGCGGCGCTCGAGGGCATCCCCCCCTCCTACCTGGAAGTCGCGTCGGTCAGCGGCGCCCGCTTCACGCAGCAGCTGCGGGACATCATCCTGCCGTCCATCCAGGCGCAGCTCCTCTCCGCCCTGGTGCTCATCACCATCTGGACGTTCAACACCTTCGGGCCGTTCCTGATCACGGGTGGCGGCCCGCTGAACAAGACCGACATCGTGGCCATCCACACCTACCGGGTGGCCTTCAAGTTCGGGGACTGGGGCCTGGGCACGTCCATCGCGATGGTCGTGATGCTGCTCAACCTCGTGCTCACCGGCGCGTACCTGCTCGCGTCCCGTCGGGGGGCCCGCGATGCGCGGGCGTGA
- a CDS encoding extracellular solute-binding protein, with the protein MRHAALLAALTLSTAASAETVTLTFTGLNALAQQWFTQTVIPATNKALAAQGKTIAVTFQNTSNDAEATKQQYALDLKAGRGADILSFDGFWVPEFVQAGLIKPLDVVVGKNATAWDGWEQIPSGLQGMLGYQGKLYGIGSGTDVRGLYYRTDLFKKAGLPVPWTPTSWNDVLSAARKLKALPGVTPLQINAGTAMGEATTMQGYDMLLLGTGTQMYDQAQQKWIVRSPGILDTLNFYKTLYVDDKLGDVRWQLIPTGRDLSFKAFAEGNLAMVTEGDYLWRSVLNPNDPSGLKNRDDVVGFARMPAKAPGAGIRKQNYVTISGGTGYLINPNTKHPQEAWALLSTMSGKPALDAYQKLEARLRIRKDVGIPGDKTMQYMATTLLPITVTRPMLPAYTKVSEQAQLMTERVVSGQMTPQQAMDAYATAVTQIVGAGNVTEVK; encoded by the coding sequence ATGCGTCACGCTGCCCTGCTCGCTGCCCTCACCCTGTCCACCGCCGCGTCCGCCGAAACCGTCACCCTGACCTTCACGGGGCTCAATGCCCTCGCCCAGCAGTGGTTCACGCAGACGGTCATCCCGGCGACCAACAAGGCCCTGGCCGCGCAGGGCAAGACCATCGCGGTCACCTTCCAGAACACCTCCAACGACGCCGAGGCCACCAAGCAGCAGTACGCCCTGGACCTGAAGGCCGGCCGCGGCGCGGACATCCTGTCCTTCGACGGCTTCTGGGTGCCGGAATTCGTGCAGGCCGGCCTGATCAAGCCGCTGGACGTCGTGGTCGGCAAGAACGCGACCGCCTGGGACGGCTGGGAGCAGATTCCGTCAGGCCTGCAGGGCATGCTCGGGTATCAGGGCAAGCTCTACGGGATCGGTTCCGGCACCGATGTGCGCGGCCTGTACTACCGCACCGACCTGTTCAAGAAAGCGGGCCTGCCGGTGCCGTGGACGCCGACCAGCTGGAACGACGTGCTGAGCGCCGCGCGCAAACTCAAGGCCCTGCCCGGCGTGACGCCGCTGCAGATCAATGCCGGCACCGCCATGGGCGAGGCGACCACCATGCAGGGGTACGACATGCTGCTCCTGGGCACCGGCACCCAGATGTACGACCAGGCCCAGCAGAAGTGGATCGTCCGCTCGCCGGGCATCCTCGACACGCTGAACTTCTACAAGACCCTCTACGTGGACGACAAGCTCGGCGACGTGCGCTGGCAGCTGATTCCCACGGGCCGTGACCTGAGCTTCAAGGCCTTCGCGGAAGGCAATCTCGCCATGGTGACCGAGGGCGACTACCTGTGGAGATCCGTGCTCAACCCCAACGATCCGAGTGGCCTGAAAAACCGCGATGACGTCGTCGGCTTCGCGCGCATGCCTGCCAAGGCGCCGGGTGCGGGCATCCGCAAGCAGAACTACGTCACCATCTCCGGTGGAACCGGGTACCTCATCAACCCCAACACCAAGCACCCGCAGGAAGCGTGGGCGCTGCTGTCCACCATGAGCGGCAAGCCCGCCCTGGACGCCTACCAGAAACTGGAGGCCCGCCTGCGGATCCGCAAGGACGTCGGCATTCCCGGCGACAAGACCATGCAGTACATGGCGACCACGCTGCTGCCCATCACCGTGACCCGGCCGATGCTCCCGGCCTATACCAAGGTCAGTGAGCAGGCCCAGCTGATGACCGAGCGTGTCGTGAGCGGCCAGATGACGCCGCAACAGGCAATGGACGCGTACGCGACCGCCGTCACGCAGATCGTCGGCGCGGGGAACGTCACCGAGGTGAAGTGA
- a CDS encoding LacI family DNA-binding transcriptional regulator: protein MKIRDIAGHLSVSPATVSLALKGDARVNTLTRERVTAYCREVGYTPSFSARNLSARRSFTLHLVCAHDEHDSPNRFLTDFLAGATEVASAHQYRVTLSFLRDGDFQALEPHLRDGSADAFMLLNPAEAGAYGLFEAAGAPLLVVGRYDSPWGERVDSDNVAVGRDIAAHLRAQGYHRPALLGPLELTFTADRFAGLNAGATGAGLFDCRDMAGAMAACDRALEDGHDSVVVTDDALLPGVLRALKRAGLTAPEIGVVGMGNDLSPYLDPEVTSIDFDARRLGQVAATQQLRSIHVLPAPGPPLLTVVPHRLIPRRSTQRSPS, encoded by the coding sequence ATGAAGATCCGTGACATTGCAGGACATCTCAGCGTCTCGCCCGCCACCGTCTCGCTGGCCCTCAAGGGAGACGCTCGCGTGAACACCCTCACGCGGGAACGCGTCACCGCGTACTGCCGCGAGGTCGGATACACGCCCAGCTTCAGCGCCCGTAATCTCTCCGCCCGGCGCAGTTTCACGTTGCACCTGGTGTGCGCCCATGACGAGCACGACAGCCCCAACCGCTTCCTCACCGACTTCCTCGCCGGGGCCACCGAAGTTGCCTCCGCGCACCAGTACCGCGTGACGCTGTCGTTCCTGCGTGACGGTGACTTCCAGGCCCTGGAGCCGCATCTGCGCGACGGCAGCGCCGATGCGTTCATGCTCCTGAACCCCGCTGAGGCCGGCGCCTACGGCCTGTTCGAGGCGGCGGGCGCTCCCCTGCTGGTCGTGGGCCGCTACGACTCCCCGTGGGGCGAACGGGTGGACTCCGACAACGTCGCCGTCGGGCGGGACATCGCCGCGCATCTGCGTGCCCAGGGGTACCATCGGCCCGCTCTGCTCGGGCCGCTGGAACTGACCTTCACCGCCGACCGCTTCGCAGGGCTGAACGCGGGGGCGACGGGCGCGGGCCTGTTCGACTGCCGCGACATGGCCGGCGCCATGGCCGCCTGTGACCGCGCCCTTGAGGACGGCCATGACAGCGTCGTAGTCACTGACGACGCGCTGCTGCCCGGCGTCCTGAGGGCCCTGAAACGGGCCGGCCTCACGGCCCCGGAGATCGGCGTGGTCGGCATGGGCAATGACCTGTCCCCGTATCTCGACCCTGAGGTGACCTCCATCGACTTCGACGCGAGACGGCTTGGGCAGGTAGCCGCGACGCAGCAGCTGCGCTCCATCCATGTACTGCCTGCACCGGGCCCGCCGCTCCTCACCGTGGTGCCGCACCGCCTGATTCCCAGACGTTCCACACAGCGCTCACCGTCCTGA
- a CDS encoding IclR family transcriptional regulator produces MLGTFEKARRVLDLYSTRSPEWGVTEVARRLDIPASSAHLLMTSLTHMGLLHRTVAGRYRLGFKLLALSQILLSNTPWRDVSREVLSAESQRHAEALHLAAFDGGQVVVVARFAGQYADSVILPDVGAVLPALESASGRLLLAHRPWNVVKRVLTEAALPADRAEEALRVLEQVLQDGHSVYEDGLSWSAAAGVRNHNGEVIATACVSLPLERPAEQRAGLLQVVLAIGHDISERLGYFSAPGAETQAVWTSVQGQERLSVRPRRHS; encoded by the coding sequence ATGCTGGGGACGTTCGAGAAGGCCCGTCGGGTGCTGGATCTGTACTCCACCCGCTCTCCGGAATGGGGCGTCACGGAGGTCGCCCGGCGCCTAGATATTCCAGCCTCAAGCGCCCACCTGTTGATGACGTCCCTGACGCACATGGGACTTCTCCACCGAACGGTTGCGGGCCGGTACCGCCTGGGCTTCAAGCTGCTCGCCCTGAGTCAGATTCTCCTCTCCAACACGCCGTGGCGCGACGTATCCAGGGAGGTGCTCTCCGCTGAGTCCCAGCGGCATGCCGAGGCGTTGCATCTGGCGGCGTTCGATGGGGGTCAGGTGGTTGTCGTCGCCCGATTTGCCGGTCAGTATGCGGACAGCGTGATCCTGCCGGACGTGGGCGCTGTGCTGCCGGCTCTGGAGAGTGCCAGCGGGCGGCTGCTGCTGGCGCATCGGCCATGGAATGTGGTCAAACGTGTGCTCACGGAAGCTGCCCTGCCGGCAGATCGTGCTGAGGAGGCCTTGCGGGTTCTGGAGCAGGTGCTCCAAGACGGCCACAGCGTGTATGAGGATGGTCTGTCCTGGTCGGCCGCGGCGGGCGTCCGGAACCACAACGGCGAGGTCATCGCCACCGCCTGTGTCAGCCTGCCCCTGGAGCGTCCTGCTGAACAGCGGGCAGGGTTGCTGCAGGTCGTCCTCGCCATCGGACACGACATTTCCGAGCGGCTCGGGTATTTCAGCGCGCCCGGTGCGGAGACCCAGGCGGTGTGGACCTCCGTACAGGGGCAGGAGCGGCTTAGCGTGCGGCCCCGGCGCCACAGCTGA